The Dehalococcoidia bacterium nucleotide sequence ATATAACTCAGAATAAATATCAAGGTCAACATTATTTTTTACGAGTTTTTATTAAATTTGTAAAAAAAATGTAAAATTTATATTTTTTACAATTATTTAACATTTCGTGAGCTTTGAATTCATCTCCCTAAAAAACATTAAATCTCTAAGTCCCTTTAATTAATTAACAACTAGTGAAATTTCTCATTCAAATTTAAGCCCTTAGATTTTTTTAAAAAGGATTTTATAGACATAATTGATTTGTTAGGGGAAATTATTATTTAGATTCTTTGGGGAAATTTTTATTAAGAGGGAAATTTAATCTTTTTTATCTTGAAGGTAAACTTGCATATTTTCTAGAAAATCTTGATTACTTTTTGAGACTTTCAGTCCATCAACAATTTTTTCAGTCCAAGTCTTCTCATTGTTTTCAGATGGAAATGCAGCCATAATTCTTCTGATTTGAGTTATTTTTGATAAAGTTGTTTCATTTTGCAAAAGTTCTTCATGCCTAGTACCACTCTTTTCAATATTTATTGCGGGCCAAATTCTTCTTTCAGCTAATCCTCTATCTAAATGAAGCTCCATATTTCCTGTGCCTTTAAATTCTTCATATATCAAATCATCTAATCTACTACCTGTATCAACAAGAGCTGTCGCAATTATAGTCAAACTACCACCTTCTTCACAATTTCTTGCAGCTCCAAAGAATTTTTTAGGAGGATATAGTGCGTATGGATCCATTCCGCCTGACAATGTTTTTCCTGATGAAGGTACGGCTATATTATAAGCTCTACCTAATCTAGTTAAGGAATCTAAGAGTAGCACAACATTTTGACCAGATTCCACAAGTCTTCTTGCTCTCTCAAGAGCAGTTTCAGATGTTTTGCAATGGTCTTCTACAGGTTCATCAAAAGTTGATGAGAAAACCTCTCCATTAACACTTCTTCTCATATCAGTTACTTCTTCAGGTCTTTCACCAATAAGAGCTACTATTAGTTTTATATCTGGAGAATTTTTCTCTATGGAATTTGCTATGTCTTTAAGTAAAATAGTTTTTCCAGCTTTAGGAGGAGCTACAACAAGTGCTCTTTGACCTTTACCAATAGGAGATACAAGATCTATTATTCTTGAGGATATTTTCTTTGGATCACTTTCTAAAATAATTTGTTCGTTTGGATAAATCGAGGTAAATTTATCAAACTGAATCCTATTCTCTATTTTTTCTAGGGATAGTCCATTAACTGCTTCTACTTTTGTTACTCCAGGATATCTTTGAGATCCACCTTCATCAGGAAATTCAATTTGTGCTAAAACAAAATCCCCTGGCCTGAGTTTATTTTTTCTAATAATTCCTCTGGAAACGTGAATATCATTTGGAGAATTTTTTTGACCAGGAGGTCTCAAGAACCCAAATTGGTCAGGCAGTATATCAAGAATTCCTGCTCCAATAGTTGCATTTTTTTCTTCTGCTTCAATGGAGTAAAGAATATTAATTAAATCTGTTCTATCCTTAGGAGATTCTTTTACTTTTTTCTCTTTTGCTAACTTAACAAGCTCTTTGTTATCAAGATCTGAAAAGTTTGTAAGATCAATTGTATTTATTTGAGATCTGGATTTTGAAGAATTTCTCTTCGTGTCTCTTTTATCAGATTTGTCATTGTTCACATTAGAGGAACTTGATATCTTCTTTCTTTTATTTGGTTTTTCCTCAGAATCATACTTTTCTGTTGTGGATGTAGTCAAAATTAATTTCCCTCAATGAATTATTTATTTAAGCTTTTTGAAAAAAATGTATTTAAAATAGAGATTAAAAAAGGGGAATTCAAAAAACTTTATGTTTGAACAATTACAATTCTATACTATAAAAAGCTCATAGGTCAAATATAGACAATTTTATAACTTAAACTGTGCACCAATCTTTTTTTGATTACCACAAGCCTTAACGAAATAATTAAACAATGGATGAGGTCGATCAAGTCTAGATCCAAATTCAGGGTGAAATTGACTTCCAATCATGAATGGATGGCCTGAAATTTCAGATACTTCAACTAGATTATTATCAGGACAAATACCTGAGGTAATTAATCCATTTGAATTTAATTTTTCCTTATAAAAGTCATTAAATTCATACCTATGTCGGTGTCTTTCAGTAATTATTTCTTTTTTATAAATTTTACTGGCTAATGTTCCTGGGCTAAGATTACAGCGATAAGCTCCAAGCCTCATAGTACCTCCTGTTTCTTGCAGACCTTTTTGAGATTCAATTATGTCAATAACAGGATTAGAGGTTTCTGAATCAAATTCAGTTGAGTTGGCATCTGATAGTCCTAAAACATTTTTAGAAAATTCAATAACCATTATTTGCATTCCTAAACATAATCCAAGATATGGGAGCTGATATTCTCTACAAAATTTTGCTGCTTCAATCATCCCAGAAATCCCTCTCTCTCCAAAACCACCAGGAACTATCACTCCAGAAAGTTCCCCAAGACTATTAATGTTACTCGATGATAGGTCATCGGAATCAATCCATTTGATTTTTACCTTACTAGAATTATTAGCAGCTGCATGCCTAATTGCTTCAGACACTGATAAATAAGAGTCAGGAAGCTCAACATATTTCCCTACCACGCCTATCTCAAATGAATCTTCAGAATTATGAATATTTGAAGAAAGTTTTTTCCAAACAGAAAGATTTGGATTTTTTTTCTTATATCCCAATTTTGATTCAACAATACCTCCTAATCCTTGTTCCTCTAAATGAACAGGTATGTCATAAACACTTTGAAAATCTCTTAGAGAAATAACATTTTCAGGAGGAACATCACAATAAAGAGATATTTTATTTTTGATTGATTGATCTACTTCCTTTTCTGATCTACAAATAATTGAATCCGGTTGAATACCCATTCCTCTTAAGGCTTGTACAGAGTGTTGTGTTGGTTTAGTTTTTACTTCATCAGAAGTAGATAGATATGGTAATAGAGTCAAGTGGATATAAAAAACATTATCAGTTGTAGATTCATTTCTAATTTGTCTAATAGCCTCAATAAAGGGTTGCCCTTCTATATCTCCAACTGTTCCACCTACCTCAACCAGTAAAACATCTGCTTTACTAGAATCTGCAAGATCAAAGATTTTGGATTTTATAGAATCCGTAACATGAGGAACTGTTTGAATAGTACCACCTAAATAAAAGCCTGATCTTTCTTTATTTAAGACTTCTGTATAAATTTGACCTGCGGTAATATTTGATTTTTCCGAGAGTTCAACGTCCATGAATCTTTCATAATGACCTAAGTCTAAATCAGTTTCACATCCATCCATAGTTACAAAAACTTCACCATGCTGAAATGGAGACATTGTTCCTGGATCTACATTTAAATAGGGATCTAATTTGATAACAGATACTGAGAGACCTCTAGAAATTAGCAGTTTTCCTAAAGATGCGGCTACTATCCCTTTTCCAAGGGAACTAACAACCCCACCTGTTACAAAAACATAATTCAATATTATCTCGTTTTATATAGCTATGAATATTATTATAAACAATATTCATAAGTATTCTTTATGATTATTGATTTTATTTAACAATGTTAGAATATTCCATGTTAAAATATAATAATATTCTAAAAATGGGCACTTATTTACGCTTAAATTATGGAAATATCAAAAGAAGAATTCAAAAACATAGCAGATTTATCAGCGCTTTCAGTTGATAAAATAAATGATAATCTTAGGTCAGATTTAGGAAAAATAATATCAAGATTTGAATCTCTAAAAAAAATTGATACTGAAAAAATTTATCCTACCGCACATGTTACTAATTTAGAAAATAGTCTGCGGGAAGATATTTCAGAAAAAGGAATAGATACAGACGATATATTATCAAATGCTCCAGAAATTAATTCAGGAGAAATAAAAATTCCAAGAGTTTTCGAAAATGAATAAGCTTGATTATTTATCCACTTCAGAATTATCTAATTTGATTAAGAATAAAGAAATTTCTTCTGAAGAATTAGTTCGATATACCTTAGACGAGATAAAATCTAAAGACTCAAAAATAAATTCATTTATAACAATTAATGAAGAATATTCAATTGAACAAGCAAAAAAAATAGACAACAAACTAAATAGTAAAGAGATCAATCATGGTTACCTTACTGGAATTCCTATTTTGCTAAAAGATAATATTTCTACAAAAGCAATAAAGACTACTGCAGGATCAAAAATACTTGAGAGCTACATACCTCCATATGACGCTCATGTGACAAAAAGAATAAAAGATAATGGAGGAATTATTATAGGTAAAGGTAATTTGGATGAATTTGCTATGGGTTCCTCAAATGAAACATCATTTTTTGGAAATGTAAGGAATCCCTGGGATGTAGCTAGAGTACCAGGAGGATCTTCTGGAGGACCAGCTGCAGCAGTTTCAGGAGGATTAGTTTCATGTTCTTTAGGAAGTGATACAGGTGGCTCCATAAGGCAACCTGCTTCACTTTGTGGAGTAAGCGGGATGAAACCAACTTATGGATTAGTTAGTAGATATGGATTAATTGCTTTTGCTAGCTCTCTTGACCAAATTGGACCTATTGCAAGAACTGCGAAAGATTGCGGAGAAATACTAAATGTAATATCAGGAAAAGATGAATATGATTCTACATCTTTTGAAAGGTCTTTTGGGGACTTTAATTCTAAAATAGACCACGAAATTAAAGGGAAAAAGATAGGTGTTCCTAAAGAGTATCTCAATAATTGTGATCCAAAGGTAAAAGAGGTCATTAAAGAATCCACCAAAGAATTTGAAAATTTAGGTGCTGAAATCATTGAAATTTCAT carries:
- the rho gene encoding transcription termination factor Rho; the protein is MTTSTTEKYDSEEKPNKRKKISSSSNVNNDKSDKRDTKRNSSKSRSQINTIDLTNFSDLDNKELVKLAKEKKVKESPKDRTDLINILYSIEAEEKNATIGAGILDILPDQFGFLRPPGQKNSPNDIHVSRGIIRKNKLRPGDFVLAQIEFPDEGGSQRYPGVTKVEAVNGLSLEKIENRIQFDKFTSIYPNEQIILESDPKKISSRIIDLVSPIGKGQRALVVAPPKAGKTILLKDIANSIEKNSPDIKLIVALIGERPEEVTDMRRSVNGEVFSSTFDEPVEDHCKTSETALERARRLVESGQNVVLLLDSLTRLGRAYNIAVPSSGKTLSGGMDPYALYPPKKFFGAARNCEEGGSLTIIATALVDTGSRLDDLIYEEFKGTGNMELHLDRGLAERRIWPAINIEKSGTRHEELLQNETTLSKITQIRRIMAAFPSENNEKTWTEKIVDGLKVSKSNQDFLENMQVYLQDKKD
- a CDS encoding CTP synthase: MLNYVFVTGGVVSSLGKGIVAASLGKLLISRGLSVSVIKLDPYLNVDPGTMSPFQHGEVFVTMDGCETDLDLGHYERFMDVELSEKSNITAGQIYTEVLNKERSGFYLGGTIQTVPHVTDSIKSKIFDLADSSKADVLLVEVGGTVGDIEGQPFIEAIRQIRNESTTDNVFYIHLTLLPYLSTSDEVKTKPTQHSVQALRGMGIQPDSIICRSEKEVDQSIKNKISLYCDVPPENVISLRDFQSVYDIPVHLEEQGLGGIVESKLGYKKKNPNLSVWKKLSSNIHNSEDSFEIGVVGKYVELPDSYLSVSEAIRHAAANNSSKVKIKWIDSDDLSSSNINSLGELSGVIVPGGFGERGISGMIEAAKFCREYQLPYLGLCLGMQIMVIEFSKNVLGLSDANSTEFDSETSNPVIDIIESQKGLQETGGTMRLGAYRCNLSPGTLASKIYKKEIITERHRHRYEFNDFYKEKLNSNGLITSGICPDNNLVEVSEISGHPFMIGSQFHPEFGSRLDRPHPLFNYFVKACGNQKKIGAQFKL
- the gatC gene encoding Asp-tRNA(Asn)/Glu-tRNA(Gln) amidotransferase subunit GatC, giving the protein MEISKEEFKNIADLSALSVDKINDNLRSDLGKIISRFESLKKIDTEKIYPTAHVTNLENSLREDISEKGIDTDDILSNAPEINSGEIKIPRVFENE
- a CDS encoding aspartyl/glutamyl-tRNA amidotransferase subunit A, which produces MNKLDYLSTSELSNLIKNKEISSEELVRYTLDEIKSKDSKINSFITINEEYSIEQAKKIDNKLNSKEINHGYLTGIPILLKDNISTKAIKTTAGSKILESYIPPYDAHVTKRIKDNGGIIIGKGNLDEFAMGSSNETSFFGNVRNPWDVARVPGGSSGGPAAAVSGGLVSCSLGSDTGGSIRQPASLCGVSGMKPTYGLVSRYGLIAFASSLDQIGPIARTAKDCGEILNVISGKDEYDSTSFERSFGDFNSKIDHEIKGKKIGVPKEYLNNCDPKVKEVIKESTKEFENLGAEIIEISLPLTDYALDVYYIIAPSEASSNLSRFDGVKYGHRSSTKLNSRLSLVESRTEGFGDEVKRRIMIGTYTLSAGYY